In Tribolium castaneum strain GA2 chromosome 4, icTriCast1.1, whole genome shotgun sequence, one DNA window encodes the following:
- the LOC107399213 gene encoding uncharacterized protein LOC107399213 → MWPFKTEGKMVCHTNDIGFLLNDEFMGCNRRNPNKRVVFCPPPPSRGMNSRYTRVEGSGTYMVESSTGCEFCASFVSVFCYRVFSDRSPYLRVLEFLKFCFSKTLSHFCGTSLVGFYITTMGMCWAPDCKHYSTRDKCHFFSFPKSGKERALWKKLLRRDVEPGPGAYVCSCHFRDGRKENGPELFLHNIAKRAYFQVESPEKKKMKKQGLPSCSSSAESLSVDIPEETVPSTMNLEEVPSTSTAVVAAPADIIQDAPLESMGVQAPLVSHAALEAEMYFLKKENAELKAKIQYLTVRFCYENVQGNDKLIVLYTGLPNSQIFEALFHLIEKLDIKYYHKWTVQKLTRIDQLFLTLVKLRLNFPQLDLAQRFGVAQSTVSNIILTFVHVIYEILYKQFMTTMPSREKNKSCLPTCFSNFTNCRAVLDCTEIFTVVSRLIGVAPNGVITFVSDLYVGSTSDQKVVLNCGIIDMLKTGDMILADKGFLIQNILPPGVTLNIPPFLSNVQFTPEQVKCTENIARARIHVERAIRRLKCYHILNFLPESLCHYGDIVFKATAALTNLQFPLIKEVAELFQDCDD, encoded by the exons atgtggcCTTTTAAAACTGAGGGAAAAATGGTTTGCCACACTAATGACATTGGATTTCTTCTGAATGACGAATTCATGGGGTGCAACCGGCGCAACCCCAATAAACGGGTTGTTTTCTGTCCCCCTCCCCCATCACGAGGGATGAATAGCAGGTATACGAGGGTAGAGGGTTCAGGCACATACATGGTTGAAAGTAGTACGGGTTGTGAGTTCTGTGCTTCTTTCGTGAGTGTCTTTTGTTATCGTGTTTTTTCCGATCGTTCTCCATATCTTCGtgttcttgaatttttaaaattctgtttttccaAGACATTATCTCATTTTTGTGGTACATCATTAG TAGGTTTTTACATCACAACTATGGGAATGTGTTGGGCTCCAGATTGCAAACACTATAGTACTCGCgataaatgccatttttttagttttcctaaGTCGGGAAAAGAACGAGCactatggaaaaaattgttgag aaGAGATGTAGAACCCGGACCAGGAGCCTACGTTTGCAGCTGCCATTTTCGGGATGGAAGAAAGGAAAATGgtcctgaattatttttgcacaatatcgcaaaaagagcctattttcaagtggaatctccagaaaaaaaaaagatgaaaaaacaagGACTCCCTTCTTGTTCTAGTTCCGCTGAATcattaag TGTTGATATACCGGAAGAAACAGTACCATCGACAATGAATTTAGAGGAAGTGCCATCGACGTCTACAGCCGTAGTTGCAGCACCAGCAGATATAATTCAAGATGCTCCGTTAGAATCTATGGGTGTGCAAGCACCCTTGGTGTCACATGCGGCTCTTGAAGCAGAAatgtattttctcaaaaaggaaaatgctgaacttaaagcaaaaatacaatatctgACAGTACGATTTTGCTATGAAAATGTTCAAGGAAATGACAAACTCATTGTTTTATATACCGGTCTTCCCAATAGCCAGATTTTCGAAGCATTGTTTCACTTAATCGAAAAGTTGgacataaaatattaccacAAATGGACAGTCCAAAAGTTAACTAGAATTGACCAACTCTTTTTAACCCTAGTAAAATTACGACTCAATTTCCCTCAACTTGATTTGGCGCAACGCTTTGGGGTTGCCCAAAGCACAGtttctaatattattttaacatttgtccatgtaatatatgaaattttatataaacagtTTATGACGACAATGCCTTCgcgcgaaaaaaataaatcttgcttgccaacatgttttagcaattttactaattgtagAGCAGTTCTAGATTGTACCGAAATTTTCACTGTGGTATCAC GGCTAATTGGAGTTGCACCCAATGGTGTCATCACATTTGTAAGTGATTTATACGTGGGATCAACTTCTGatcaaaaagttgttttaaattgtggaaTAATCGACATGTTAAAAACTGGAGATATGATTTTAGCCGATAAGGGATTTTTGATCCAAAATATTCTGCCACCAGGGGTCACTTTGAATATTCCaccttttttatcaaatgtccAATTTACACCAGAGCAAGTTAAGTGTACCGAAAATATTGCACGTGCAAGAATACACGTCGAAAGGGCAATACGccgattaaaatgttatcatattttaaattttttgccagagTCTTTGTGCCACTATGgagatattgtttttaaagcgACTGCCGCTTTAACAAACCTccaatttccattaattaaagaggtagcagaattgtttcaggattgtgatgattaa
- the LOC135265981 gene encoding uncharacterized protein LOC135265981 isoform X2 — protein sequence MRISAEVLPSMKKLNYTVEISYDLEEGVKTAHCTCPRGNVACHHMAAALYYAHYNVSATDIECQWSAPSKTTPQTEVIKLADVYKPKLSNYTALSRSSTEDEIIQFRAEIGVTNVVGFTWLLRPEASEEARKIIADIEEILQSLEYVQAIDKQKFLLEKCRIDEARIKLVEACTRGQHVNENWHVARKHRLTASRFGMVLSACSRRRFPPSLFKNLAEGYSLDRVAAVQWGKTHEKTALREFEEATNLKVQETGFWLEESGFLGASPDGLVEEDGILEIKCPYKYRDTDSLSEALKDKKYFYWRDENEDINLNSNHNYYHQVQGQMHITGRSICYFVVWTPKCTEIFQIEKDPGWSENINILKEFYLDQYISFISQ from the exons ATGAGAATTTCTGCAGAAGTTCTACCGAGCAtgaaaaagctaaattatactgtggag ATTTCATATGACCTAGAAGAAGGGGTTAAGACGGCACATTGTACCTGCCCAAGGGGCAACGTGGCTTGCCATCATATGGCTGCAGCATTATATTATGCTCATTATAATGTAAGTGCTACTGACATTGAGTGTCAGTGGAGTGCCCcatcaaaaacaacaccacAAACAGAAGTCATTAAGTTAGCTGATGTTTACAAGCCGAAATTATCAAACTATACGGCACTGTCTAGGTCCTCTACTGAGGACGAAATTATTCAGTTCCGTGCCGAAATAGGCGTCACGAATGTGGTGGGCTTCACTTGGCTCCTAAGACCAGAAGCAAGTGAAGaagccagaaaaattattgcagataTCGAAGAAATTCTACAAAGCTTAGAATACGTGCAGGCCATAGACAAACAAAAGTTTCTTTTGGAGAAGTGCAGAATAGATGAGGCACGCATTAAACTGGTTGAGGCGTGCACTCGGGGCCAACATGTTAACGAAAATTGGCATGTAGCAAGGAAACATCGTTTAACGGCCAGCAGGTTTGGCATGGTACTATCTGCTTGCAGTAGACGAAGATTCCCAccctctttatttaaaaatttggcggaAGGCTATTCGCTTGACAGGGTTGCTGCTGTGCAGTGGGGTAAGACCCACGAGAAGACAGCGCTCAGAGAATTTGAAGAAGCGACGAATCTTAAAGTCCAAGAGACGGGATTTTG gttggAAGAATCAGGCTTTTTGGGAGCAAGTCCTGATGGATTAGTGGAAGAAGATGGGATTCTCGAAATTAAATGCCCATATAAATATAGGGACACTGACAGTTTGTCTGAAGCCCtgaaggataaaaaatatttttattggagggatgaaaatgaggacattaatcttaacagcaatcacaattattaccaCCAAGTACAGGGGCAAATGCACATCACTGGTCGAAGTATCTGCTACTTTGTCGTGTGGACACCAAAGTGCACAGagatatttcaaattgaaaaagatccGGGGTGGTCagaaaatatcaatattttaaaagaattttatcttgaccaatatatttcctttatttcacaataa
- the LOC135265981 gene encoding uncharacterized protein LOC135265981 isoform X1 encodes MAEKHIVKFHFIAKFFGDGNRFLVRGENAFTSGHVTKFRFDGTVQPMRISAEVLPSMKKLNYTVEISYDLEEGVKTAHCTCPRGNVACHHMAAALYYAHYNVSATDIECQWSAPSKTTPQTEVIKLADVYKPKLSNYTALSRSSTEDEIIQFRAEIGVTNVVGFTWLLRPEASEEARKIIADIEEILQSLEYVQAIDKQKFLLEKCRIDEARIKLVEACTRGQHVNENWHVARKHRLTASRFGMVLSACSRRRFPPSLFKNLAEGYSLDRVAAVQWGKTHEKTALREFEEATNLKVQETGFWLEESGFLGASPDGLVEEDGILEIKCPYKYRDTDSLSEALKDKKYFYWRDENEDINLNSNHNYYHQVQGQMHITGRSICYFVVWTPKCTEIFQIEKDPGWSENINILKEFYLDQYISFISQ; translated from the exons A tggcagaaaagcacattgttaagtttcactttattgcgaaattttttggggacggtaatcgctttttagttcggggagaaaatgcttttaccaGCGGTCACGTCACCAAATTTAGGTTTGATGGCACAGTACAACCGATGAGAATTTCTGCAGAAGTTCTACCGAGCAtgaaaaagctaaattatactgtggag ATTTCATATGACCTAGAAGAAGGGGTTAAGACGGCACATTGTACCTGCCCAAGGGGCAACGTGGCTTGCCATCATATGGCTGCAGCATTATATTATGCTCATTATAATGTAAGTGCTACTGACATTGAGTGTCAGTGGAGTGCCCcatcaaaaacaacaccacAAACAGAAGTCATTAAGTTAGCTGATGTTTACAAGCCGAAATTATCAAACTATACGGCACTGTCTAGGTCCTCTACTGAGGACGAAATTATTCAGTTCCGTGCCGAAATAGGCGTCACGAATGTGGTGGGCTTCACTTGGCTCCTAAGACCAGAAGCAAGTGAAGaagccagaaaaattattgcagataTCGAAGAAATTCTACAAAGCTTAGAATACGTGCAGGCCATAGACAAACAAAAGTTTCTTTTGGAGAAGTGCAGAATAGATGAGGCACGCATTAAACTGGTTGAGGCGTGCACTCGGGGCCAACATGTTAACGAAAATTGGCATGTAGCAAGGAAACATCGTTTAACGGCCAGCAGGTTTGGCATGGTACTATCTGCTTGCAGTAGACGAAGATTCCCAccctctttatttaaaaatttggcggaAGGCTATTCGCTTGACAGGGTTGCTGCTGTGCAGTGGGGTAAGACCCACGAGAAGACAGCGCTCAGAGAATTTGAAGAAGCGACGAATCTTAAAGTCCAAGAGACGGGATTTTG gttggAAGAATCAGGCTTTTTGGGAGCAAGTCCTGATGGATTAGTGGAAGAAGATGGGATTCTCGAAATTAAATGCCCATATAAATATAGGGACACTGACAGTTTGTCTGAAGCCCtgaaggataaaaaatatttttattggagggatgaaaatgaggacattaatcttaacagcaatcacaattattaccaCCAAGTACAGGGGCAAATGCACATCACTGGTCGAAGTATCTGCTACTTTGTCGTGTGGACACCAAAGTGCACAGagatatttcaaattgaaaaagatccGGGGTGGTCagaaaatatcaatattttaaaagaattttatcttgaccaatatatttcctttatttcacaataa